The Daucus carota subsp. sativus chromosome 2, DH1 v3.0, whole genome shotgun sequence genome includes a window with the following:
- the LOC108206152 gene encoding uncharacterized protein LOC108206152 yields the protein MADPELEAIRQRRMQELMAQRGGAANQPNPEQQNAQEEAKREADERRQMMLNQIVSSEARERIARIALVKPEKARGVEDVILRAAQMGQIVEKVSEERLISLLEQINTQTTKQTRVTIQRRRSVLDDDD from the exons ATG GCTGACCCGGAGCTGGAAGCTATCAGGCAAAGAAGAATGCAGGAGCTCATGGCTCAGAGAGGAGGCGCT GCAAATCAGCCTAACCCTGAACAGCAGAACGCCCAGGAGGAAGCTAAAAg GGAGGCAGATGAGCGGCGACAGATGATGCTTAATCAGATAGTTTCATCTGAAGCACGAGAAAGAA TTGCTCGAATTGCGTTGGTGAAGCCTGAAAAGGCCAGAGGAGTTGAAGATGTTATATTGAGAGCTGCCCAAATGGGTCAGATTGTTGAAAAA GTTTCTGAAGAGAGGCTTATATCGTTGCTGGAACAAATTAACACCCAGACAACCAAGCAAACCAGAGTCACA ATCCAGAGGCGCCGTAGTGTTCTTGACGATGATGATTAG
- the LOC108209942 gene encoding pterin-4-alpha-carbinolamine dehydratase 2, mitochondrial produces MPIISPRFFSLSRVQLATLQQSLNNPHGRLRFITPSYSSSFCVTQIPWGTQEVSSDRYRLGGFRSFCTVKDLSTKKCVPCNSDTLKAMTEEAANTLIGQVPEWNLINQDGILKLQRSWKAKTFMKGLEFFQAVADVAEAEGHHPDLHLVGWNNVKIDIWTHSVAGLTENDFILAAKISGLNLPHLLRKQAGK; encoded by the exons ATGCCCATCATCTCTCCTCGCTTCTTCTCTCTCTCACGC GTTCAGCTAGCGACACTGCAGCAAAGCCTAAACAATCCACATGGAAG GTTGAGATTCATCACGCCGTCATACAGCTCCAGCTTTTGTGTAACTCAGATCCCCTGGGGCACTCAGGAAGTTTCATCAGATAGATATAGACTTGGTGGTTTTAGGAGTTTTTGTACTGTAAAAG atttgtcaaccAAGAAATGTGTGCCATGCAATTCAGACACGTTGAAAGCCATGACCGAAGAAGCTGCAAATACATTAATTGGCCAG GTCCCTGAATGGAACCTGATCAATCAAGATGGCATCTTAAAGCTTCAAAGATCATGGAAAGCGAAGACTTTTATGAAAGGGCTGGAGTTTTTTCAAGCTGTAGCTGATGTTGCGGAAGCAGAAG GTCATCACCCGGATCTTCATCTTGTTGGATGGAACAACGTGAAAATAGATATCTGGACACATTCTGTAG CTGGACTGACGGAAAATGATTTTATACTTGCTGCAAAGATCAGTGGGCTAAACTTGCCTCACCTTCTACGCAAACAAGCTGGTAAATGA